The proteins below are encoded in one region of Flavobacterium sp. IMCC34852:
- a CDS encoding GSCFA domain-containing protein, whose amino-acid sequence MNFSTKVPVATYDHSIDYNSKLLSIGSCFADHMGDKFGYFKFQMTTNPFGIIFNPISIENLVDRIVNQRFFTESDIFFHNDLWHCYEVHSELSHGDKDVFLERLNLTIRQSNNLILQASHIIITYGTSWVYRLNSTDQIVANCHKVPQKEFTKEILSPQAIQRSIQNTIALIQKVNPDCKFIFTISPVRHIKDGFAENQRSKAHLITALHHLLNTEHCALNTNYFPSYEIMMDELRDYRFYADDMLHPSQVAIDYIWIRFFENYVETNCFAIMQEVCNIQKGLAHRPFNPKTENHQQFLDSLNQKIINLQARFPHFKF is encoded by the coding sequence ATGAATTTCTCTACCAAAGTTCCGGTTGCTACTTATGACCATTCAATAGATTACAATTCTAAGTTATTGTCAATAGGTTCTTGCTTTGCTGATCATATGGGTGATAAATTTGGGTATTTTAAGTTCCAAATGACTACCAATCCTTTCGGTATCATCTTTAATCCGATTTCTATTGAGAATTTGGTGGACAGAATTGTAAATCAAAGATTCTTCACCGAGAGCGATATTTTCTTTCACAATGATTTGTGGCATTGCTATGAAGTCCATTCTGAGTTGAGTCATGGCGATAAAGACGTGTTTTTAGAAAGGTTAAATCTAACAATCCGACAATCTAACAATCTAATCCTCCAAGCAAGTCATATCATTATTACTTACGGAACATCTTGGGTTTATAGATTAAATTCGACAGACCAAATCGTGGCCAACTGTCATAAAGTACCACAGAAAGAATTCACCAAAGAAATTCTATCGCCTCAAGCCATTCAACGCTCCATCCAAAATACAATCGCTTTAATCCAAAAAGTCAATCCCGATTGTAAATTCATCTTTACCATTTCCCCGGTGCGCCACATCAAAGACGGTTTCGCCGAAAACCAACGCAGTAAAGCACATCTCATCACAGCTTTGCACCATTTACTGAATACTGAACACTGTGCACTGAACACTAATTATTTCCCGTCTTACGAAATCATGATGGATGAACTACGTGATTATCGTTTTTATGCCGATGATATGCTGCATCCAAGCCAAGTAGCCATCGATTACATTTGGATTCGCTTTTTTGAGAATTATGTAGAGACCAATTGTTTTGCTATTATGCAAGAAGTTTGCAACATACAAAAAGGCTTAGCCCATCGTCCTTTTAACCCCAAAACAGAGAATCATCAGCAATTTTTGGATAGTCTTAACCAAAAGATTATCAATCTTCAAGCGCGATTTCCGCATTTCAAATTTTAA